The Neobacillus sp. OS1-2 genome includes a window with the following:
- the flgD gene encoding flagellar hook assembly protein FlgD: MSDWVNIDHTAKSNSIFNNVKPFEQQSSLGKDDFLKILVTQLSNQDPTSPLQDKDFIAQMATFSSLEQMTNLNKSFEKFSGQQMSQHAAVIGKEISWLEQEQGSVVTKSGVVNGISLDDGSYYYMVGDDKIPVEYVTEMKETTTESK, from the coding sequence TTGAGCGATTGGGTAAATATAGATCATACCGCTAAAAGTAATTCAATTTTCAATAATGTTAAGCCTTTTGAGCAACAAAGCTCGTTAGGCAAAGATGATTTTCTGAAAATACTTGTCACGCAATTATCAAACCAAGATCCGACAAGTCCCCTTCAGGATAAGGATTTTATTGCCCAGATGGCAACCTTTAGTTCACTTGAACAAATGACGAATTTAAATAAGTCATTTGAGAAATTTTCTGGCCAACAAATGAGTCAGCATGCCGCCGTCATTGGTAAAGAAATTAGCTGGTTAGAGCAAGAACAAGGATCCGTTGTGACTAAAAGTGGCGTGGTCAATGGGATATCGTTGGACGACGGAAGTTATTATTATATGGTCGGCGATGACAAAATTCCGGTAGAATATGTGACTGAAATGAAGGAAACCACGACCGAATCCAAATAA
- a CDS encoding flagellar hook-basal body complex protein codes for MLKSLYSGVSGMKGFQTKMDVIGNNIANVNTVGFKKSRVVFQDIISQNIKGATPPSDTRGGVNPMQIGLGSKISAIDNVHTPGSPMSTNIGSDLAIDGDAFFVLTPDAPNLPGAEYSLENMPTYLTKAGNFGLDADGYLVNSNGFFVTGVRENPGNTLDPYDRLKIKINEDATDPANPKKIISYSIDTNGFINVVNEDGKSGQLAFNGTDYFLSTPTTPKDQLISLGTAVVPNPAGLKKVGNTMFEVTQNAMTDSAATSDTEPIISRIADNKGGQMNSGMLEMSNVDLTEEFTEMIIAQRGFQANSRTITTSDSILEEIVNLKR; via the coding sequence ATGTTAAAATCATTATACTCTGGTGTTTCAGGGATGAAAGGCTTTCAAACAAAGATGGATGTCATCGGGAATAATATTGCCAATGTGAATACCGTTGGATTCAAAAAAAGCCGTGTAGTATTTCAAGACATTATTAGCCAAAATATTAAGGGTGCAACGCCACCATCTGATACACGTGGCGGGGTTAATCCAATGCAAATTGGTTTAGGTTCAAAAATCTCAGCTATTGATAACGTCCATACTCCAGGAAGTCCGATGTCAACCAATATTGGATCAGATTTGGCCATTGATGGAGATGCGTTTTTTGTGCTTACACCAGATGCCCCTAATCTTCCGGGAGCAGAATATTCACTTGAGAATATGCCAACATATCTGACTAAAGCGGGGAATTTTGGATTGGATGCGGATGGCTACCTTGTTAATTCTAATGGATTTTTTGTAACCGGAGTAAGAGAGAACCCAGGTAATACCTTAGATCCATATGATAGATTGAAAATAAAAATTAATGAAGATGCAACTGATCCAGCCAATCCTAAAAAAATTATCTCCTACTCCATTGATACGAACGGATTTATTAATGTTGTCAATGAGGATGGCAAAAGTGGACAGTTGGCATTTAATGGTACTGATTATTTTCTTTCTACGCCAACTACCCCTAAAGATCAATTAATCTCACTTGGAACGGCAGTAGTACCGAACCCAGCTGGATTGAAAAAAGTTGGAAATACCATGTTTGAAGTCACACAAAATGCAATGACCGATAGTGCAGCTACAAGCGATACTGAACCAATCATCAGTCGTATTGCAGATAATAAAGGCGGTCAAATGAACTCGGGTATGCTTGAAATGTCAAACGTTGATTTAACGGAAGAATTCACTGAGATGATTATTGCTCAGCGTGGATTCCAAGCTAACTCTAGAACGATCACAACTTCTGATTCGATTTTAGAGGAAATTGTAAACTTAAAACGATAG
- the fliM gene encoding flagellar motor switch protein FliM: MADVLSQQEIDALLNALDSGELQASDVTEQKKKVKVYDFKHAMRYSKEQLRSITRIHENFTRLLASDLSTQLRTFVQIEIDLVEQVNYHEFIASIPSRTILNVFEVQPMDGKMVMEINPQVAYAVLERMLGGQGDPAERNGALTEIESVLLQKVFAKSFDMYHEVWKSVLHIDVKWEGIEANPQFLQIASPNETVIVIAFRTVIGETTGRMTLCLPHLIVEPMLPNLTTHQWLSTMSKTNVSQHDKIMQNLDIVPIPIIAELGRAKLPVSDVLNLQIGDVIGIEAGKLQIKVDQLTRFLANPGLLNGHYAVQIDQVIDSEGDEE; encoded by the coding sequence TTGGCAGATGTATTATCACAACAAGAAATCGATGCCCTTTTAAACGCCTTAGATAGTGGGGAACTGCAGGCATCCGATGTCACAGAACAAAAGAAAAAAGTAAAAGTATATGATTTCAAACATGCGATGCGCTATTCAAAGGAGCAATTGCGCAGTATTACGCGGATCCATGAGAACTTTACCAGACTTTTAGCTTCTGATCTTTCCACACAGCTTAGAACGTTCGTCCAAATTGAGATAGATCTGGTAGAACAGGTAAATTACCATGAATTTATTGCCTCCATCCCATCCAGGACCATTTTGAATGTTTTTGAAGTGCAACCAATGGACGGGAAAATGGTGATGGAGATCAATCCTCAAGTTGCCTATGCCGTTTTAGAAAGGATGTTGGGTGGACAAGGGGATCCTGCCGAACGCAATGGAGCATTAACTGAAATCGAATCTGTACTGCTACAAAAGGTTTTTGCCAAATCCTTTGATATGTATCATGAGGTATGGAAAAGTGTTCTGCATATTGATGTAAAGTGGGAAGGAATTGAAGCAAATCCACAATTTTTACAAATTGCTTCTCCCAATGAAACAGTAATCGTCATTGCCTTTCGCACCGTCATTGGGGAAACCACTGGCAGGATGACATTATGTCTTCCGCATTTAATTGTGGAGCCAATGCTGCCTAATTTAACAACACATCAATGGCTTTCAACAATGTCGAAAACAAATGTATCCCAGCATGATAAAATCATGCAAAACTTGGATATTGTCCCTATTCCGATTATTGCTGAACTTGGGCGAGCAAAGCTGCCGGTATCTGATGTTTTAAATCTGCAAATCGGGGATGTAATCGGAATCGAAGCGGGGAAACTGCAAATTAAAGTAGATCAATTGACAAGATTTCTAGCGAATCCGGGTCTCCTTAACGGTCATTATGCTGTTCAGATTGACCAAGTAATTGATTCTGAAGGAGATGAAGAATAA
- the fliY gene encoding flagellar motor switch phosphatase FliY, whose translation MNEGSLSQDEINALFSQMESTPPSLSIDDFLSSMEQDALGEIGNISLGSSTTALSALLNQRVEITTPTLSIIEQEQMEDLIQEKHVAVHVDYTIGFRGKNLLMIKEKDARIIANLMMGGDGLTLEPELSEMHLSAVQEAMNQMMGSAATSMSTLFSQKVDISPPTVDVLGFPPKKLEDLEDKIIIKVSFRLKVGSLIDSNMVQFIPLSFAKEMIHKILSPAKAAEPVPVKKEPIIQQANTGASQTTTAPMTEQQAPQNVSSAPINENANVQKVEYATFSKNSQVSAGAGNLDLLYDIPLTITVELGRTDMPIKKILELGPGAVIELDKLAGEPVDILANQKLIAKGEVVVIEENFGVRITDIVSTMDRISKMAN comes from the coding sequence ATGAATGAAGGTTCACTTTCACAAGATGAAATCAATGCCCTATTTAGTCAAATGGAGTCGACCCCTCCGAGTTTATCCATTGATGACTTTTTAAGCTCGATGGAGCAAGATGCATTGGGGGAGATTGGTAACATTTCCCTAGGAAGCTCTACAACGGCTCTGTCTGCTTTGTTAAATCAACGAGTGGAAATTACGACACCGACACTTTCCATTATTGAACAGGAACAAATGGAAGATCTGATTCAGGAAAAACATGTGGCTGTTCACGTTGACTATACCATTGGCTTCCGTGGTAAAAATTTATTAATGATAAAAGAAAAGGACGCAAGAATCATTGCCAATTTAATGATGGGCGGTGATGGACTGACGTTAGAGCCTGAGCTTTCAGAAATGCACTTAAGTGCTGTTCAAGAGGCAATGAACCAAATGATGGGTTCAGCTGCCACATCTATGTCAACGCTTTTTAGTCAAAAAGTGGATATTTCACCACCAACAGTTGATGTCCTTGGATTTCCGCCGAAAAAATTAGAAGATCTTGAAGATAAAATAATTATTAAAGTCTCTTTTCGCTTGAAGGTAGGAAGTCTTATTGATTCTAATATGGTTCAGTTTATTCCATTGTCATTTGCAAAGGAAATGATTCATAAAATCCTTAGCCCCGCAAAAGCGGCTGAACCGGTACCAGTGAAAAAGGAACCAATAATACAACAAGCGAATACGGGAGCTTCCCAAACAACAACTGCTCCAATGACGGAACAACAGGCGCCACAAAATGTGTCCTCTGCACCAATAAATGAAAATGCGAACGTACAAAAGGTTGAATATGCAACGTTCTCTAAAAATTCACAAGTTAGTGCCGGTGCAGGTAATTTAGATTTGTTATATGATATTCCACTCACGATTACTGTTGAGCTTGGACGTACAGATATGCCGATTAAGAAGATTCTTGAATTAGGACCAGGCGCTGTCATTGAACTGGATAAATTGGCAGGAGAGCCTGTAGATATTTTAGCTAACCAAAAGTTGATCGCCAAAGGCGAAGTGGTGGTTATTGAAGAAAACTTTGGGGTGCGTATTACAGATATTGTAAGCACTATGGATCGAATTAGTAAAATGGCAAATTAA
- a CDS encoding response regulator, producing MARVLIVDDAAFMRMMLKDILTKNGLEVVGEAVNGEDAFEKYQEVQPDIVTMDITMPEMDGITAVKKIRAVNPQAKIIMCSAMGQQPMVLEAIQAGAKDFIVKPFQADRVIESITKVLGK from the coding sequence TTGGCAAGGGTATTAATCGTTGATGATGCAGCATTTATGAGAATGATGCTAAAAGATATATTAACTAAAAATGGTCTTGAAGTGGTTGGAGAGGCCGTAAACGGTGAAGATGCATTTGAAAAATATCAGGAAGTACAGCCTGATATTGTGACAATGGACATTACCATGCCTGAAATGGACGGAATTACCGCGGTGAAGAAAATTAGAGCCGTTAACCCGCAGGCTAAAATCATTATGTGTTCGGCAATGGGGCAGCAGCCAATGGTGTTAGAGGCTATCCAAGCGGGTGCTAAGGATTTTATTGTTAAGCCATTCCAAGCAGACCGTGTCATTGAATCTATTACAAAAGTATTAGGGAAATAA
- a CDS encoding methyl-accepting chemotaxis protein, which translates to MFSKLPNKSNETSDNIPKKKRIGDMKIIKKVNFWFGKIPMLVKLFGSFVLVLLFLVTITIVSYKNINLLDDHVHTLGMKQMPKIEMIGNLKEEVTNIRMYAAMHAYEQSPETKKNIEGFIKVEAQKVHKNTKEMQKYNLTDDNKKALKEFDGNFEKYVGLLPSFYEKSGTNNFDEIHGQMGILTAFGSKTMISLDKFADSIEKRNKKIVTKAKQDAGDSSLQITIASIWTIFWGLLVGFLITTLIRRSVRKVVENVDTTTHSVTEIRKSIDQTAASAQVLDTSMIKANDSVSELVISIQQTAESTNITASGVEEVSAAIEQMSASINIVSESTGILTSSAEETSAAIQEMMASIEQVAMNIGSVDINVDEISAAIEEMSKSINDVSENAKMLAERSEQTNESVEIMVKSTKQIADSVNKVNGLSNTVQNDAFEGAASLKETLEGMKEISEVITKASQVMETLGESSNEIGSIIEVIDNIADQTNLLALNAAIEAARAGEHGKGFAVVADEVRKLAESSVKATNEIATLIQGIQAETTVAMSAINNGAQKVKAGNQLANQTNSAITKITEGIALVTEEMKQIAIATEKQSKNSELFADSIETAMKRSAMMAYSTNEQALTAEEIVKGIINIKTQVEQISIATAEQAQGSFAIVEAVQSVTDQSNSVTNATKEQALTAEEIVRNINSMKDRVIQITEAANHQARYGKEISIVVENVRKQTEELNSGIEIQTKEVEEVVTSIKDVSRQIKKLK; encoded by the coding sequence ATGTTTAGTAAATTACCGAATAAGAGTAATGAAACATCCGACAATATTCCCAAGAAGAAGAGAATAGGGGATATGAAAATTATTAAGAAAGTTAATTTTTGGTTTGGAAAAATACCGATGCTTGTTAAGCTTTTTGGTAGTTTTGTTCTAGTATTATTATTCTTAGTGACGATCACTATTGTATCCTATAAAAACATAAATTTATTAGATGACCATGTACATACACTTGGAATGAAGCAAATGCCCAAAATTGAAATGATAGGGAATCTAAAAGAAGAGGTCACAAACATCCGGATGTATGCGGCAATGCATGCATATGAACAAAGCCCAGAAACCAAAAAAAATATTGAAGGTTTCATTAAAGTGGAGGCCCAAAAGGTTCATAAGAATACAAAAGAAATGCAGAAATATAACTTGACCGATGATAATAAAAAAGCATTAAAGGAATTTGATGGTAACTTTGAAAAATATGTTGGCCTTCTTCCTTCATTTTATGAAAAATCGGGAACAAACAATTTTGACGAAATTCATGGGCAAATGGGGATATTAACAGCATTCGGAAGTAAAACGATGATCTCCCTTGATAAATTTGCTGATAGCATAGAAAAAAGAAACAAGAAGATTGTTACTAAAGCAAAACAAGATGCGGGAGATTCTAGTTTACAAATAACGATTGCTTCCATTTGGACCATATTTTGGGGCTTGCTTGTCGGCTTTCTGATTACAACTCTAATCCGACGCTCCGTTCGTAAAGTAGTGGAAAATGTAGATACTACTACCCACTCTGTTACGGAGATTAGAAAATCGATTGATCAAACAGCTGCAAGTGCACAGGTATTAGATACCTCCATGATAAAAGCAAATGATTCTGTTAGTGAACTTGTCATTTCTATTCAACAAACTGCAGAAAGCACGAATATTACGGCTTCTGGCGTGGAAGAAGTATCTGCAGCAATAGAACAAATGAGTGCATCTATTAATATTGTTTCTGAAAGCACGGGTATTCTTACATCATCTGCCGAAGAAACCTCTGCTGCAATTCAGGAAATGATGGCTTCGATTGAACAGGTAGCAATGAACATCGGCAGTGTAGATATCAATGTTGATGAAATCTCCGCCGCCATCGAAGAAATGAGTAAATCGATAAATGATGTCAGTGAAAACGCAAAAATGTTGGCTGAGAGGTCAGAACAAACGAATGAATCGGTCGAGATCATGGTTAAATCGACTAAGCAAATAGCTGACAGTGTAAATAAAGTGAACGGCCTCAGCAACACGGTTCAAAATGATGCATTTGAGGGTGCTGCTTCTTTGAAAGAAACATTAGAGGGCATGAAAGAAATCTCTGAGGTTATTACCAAAGCAAGTCAGGTTATGGAAACCTTAGGAGAGAGTTCAAATGAAATTGGCAGCATCATTGAAGTGATCGATAATATCGCTGATCAAACAAATCTATTAGCGCTTAATGCAGCTATTGAGGCTGCGCGTGCCGGAGAACATGGAAAAGGGTTTGCTGTTGTCGCGGATGAAGTTAGAAAGTTAGCTGAAAGTTCCGTAAAAGCAACAAATGAGATTGCCACTCTTATTCAGGGAATTCAAGCTGAAACAACCGTTGCCATGTCTGCCATCAATAATGGTGCACAAAAGGTAAAAGCCGGAAATCAATTGGCGAATCAGACAAATTCAGCTATTACCAAAATTACGGAAGGCATTGCCTTAGTTACCGAAGAAATGAAACAAATTGCCATTGCAACAGAAAAACAATCAAAGAATAGTGAACTTTTTGCCGATTCCATTGAAACGGCTATGAAGCGATCAGCCATGATGGCGTATTCTACGAATGAACAGGCGCTTACAGCAGAAGAAATTGTCAAAGGAATTATCAATATTAAAACCCAGGTTGAACAAATTTCTATCGCAACCGCTGAACAAGCCCAAGGAAGTTTTGCGATTGTTGAGGCAGTCCAGAGCGTGACAGATCAATCAAATTCCGTAACCAATGCTACCAAGGAACAGGCACTTACGGCTGAAGAAATTGTCCGGAATATTAACAGTATGAAGGATAGGGTTATACAGATCACTGAAGCCGCGAATCACCAAGCAAGGTACGGAAAAGAGATATCCATTGTGGTTGAAAACGTCCGCAAACAAACAGAAGAATTGAATAGTGGGATTGAAATACAAACAAAAGAAGTCGAAGAGGTCGTTACCTCAATTAAAGACGTCAGTCGCCAAATCAAAAAACTAAAATAA